CGGGAAGCTGGACATGTACTCACCACGAAAAATATGTAAATCCGTGCCACAGATGCCTGCCGAGACGACTTTGACGAGCACATCATCCGGCCCGCACGAGGGTCTATCGACATCCTGGACGGTCGTTTGTTCAACATCAGGGAAAACAATAGCTTTCATGTTCGAATTCCTATGAAATGGATTTTATTCTCTTGTGGTTTTATTCAGTTGGCGGCGCAGCGGTCGAATTGCGCACGATCAACTGAGTCGGCAGAACTGCGCGTTCAGATTGCTTGGATGCGTTCTGGATGTGGTTCAACAGAACGCGAACGGCTGTTTTGCCCATGGCATTGATGGGTTGGTCAATGGTGGTCATGCTCGGCAGCATGTACCCAGATAAAGGGATATTATCGTAGCCCATCACCGATATATCCTTTGGGATGCACAGATTCATCTGGTCCAGCGCATGCATCACGCCGATTGCCGTCACATCAGATAAGCCAAAGATCGCCGTCGGACGTGGGTCCATCTGGGCGAGTTGTAAGCCAACCTCAACGCCCATTTCAAAAGAATGGTCGCTTGTCGTGATGAACATATCCGATGGCTCTTCATAGCCGAATTCCGCCATCGCTTCACGGATACCCCGGATACGATGCTGTGTCGGCTCTGCGAAGTCGAAGGGTGCCACCACTTTGATGCGGCGATGCCCCAACTCCAGCAGATATTTCATGCCCAGGTAGCCACCGAGTGAGTTGTCGCTGAAGACCTTACTACAATCAAACTGTTCGACATTGCGATCAATCAAAACACAGGGCACATTCTGTCGCTTCAGGTCAAAGAGATAGTCTGTATGCTCCGTCGCAGAGTTCACAATCACGCCATCAATACGCTGGCGCAGCAGCAGCTCCACATATTCCAGCTCGCGCGCTTCGTTTTCTTCCGTATTGCAGATAATAGCACGATAGTTATTCTTAAAGAGCTCTTGCTCCATAACTTGTGCTAATCGGCTAAAAAACGGATGATCCAGCAGCGGGATAATCAAGCCGATGAGCCGGGTTTCCTGCATTTTGAAGCTGCGAGCCAGCGAACTAGGATGGTAGTTCAGTTCTTGTATGGCCTTTTGGACGCGCTGCTCAAGCTTCTTGCTGACGCCTTTATTCCCGTTG
The Phototrophicus methaneseepsis DNA segment above includes these coding regions:
- a CDS encoding LacI family DNA-binding transcriptional regulator, producing MANGHQNNHANNPTMNEVAKAAGVSVATVSRVINGNKGVSKKLEQRVQKAIQELNYHPSSLARSFKMQETRLIGLIIPLLDHPFFSRLAQVMEQELFKNNYRAIICNTEENEARELEYVELLLRQRIDGVIVNSATEHTDYLFDLKRQNVPCVLIDRNVEQFDCSKVFSDNSLGGYLGMKYLLELGHRRIKVVAPFDFAEPTQHRIRGIREAMAEFGYEEPSDMFITTSDHSFEMGVEVGLQLAQMDPRPTAIFGLSDVTAIGVMHALDQMNLCIPKDISVMGYDNIPLSGYMLPSMTTIDQPINAMGKTAVRVLLNHIQNASKQSERAVLPTQLIVRNSTAAPPTE